Proteins encoded in a region of the Zea mays cultivar B73 chromosome 2, Zm-B73-REFERENCE-NAM-5.0, whole genome shotgun sequence genome:
- the LOC103648088 gene encoding replication factor C subunit 1, translated as MSSDIRKWFMKPQDKSAAASGAAGKPSGSAAEKKPVLSIPEKKSAPPALASCDHDTSARRKTSKYFGSKAEKDSDVQMADASGGKSAAKRKLQKCNDEVKEDSKPFPAKKMFDDEEDDDFVAPAKKKTPVKPPPSKKLKVESNVEAPAKTTGVDDAEDEDRMDEDAKTPSKGAGRGRGRGGRGGAGAAPGGRGRGGGRGFMNFGERKDPPHKGEKEVPEGAPDCLSGLTFVISGTLDSLEREEATDLIKRYGGRVTGSISKKTSYLLADEDIGGVKSNKAKDLGVPFLTEDGLFDLIRKSKPAKAPVDKRQNNNSSEKLQKSQTKSSPAKVEKRAEASAVGKSIASNSNAASASADKQKPKIVDRGSMQWTEKYRPKVPNDIVGNQSMVKQLHDWLKSWDALFLHSGQKGKGKKQTDSAAKKAVLLSGPPGIGKTTTAKVVSQMLGLQAIEVNASDSRGKADSKIEKGVGGSTSNSIKELINNATLNYSDNRLKHPKAVLVMDEVDGMSAGDRGGVADLIASIKISKIPIICICNDRYSQKLKNLVNYCLMLNFRKPTKQQMGKRLMEIAKKEGIQAQENAMEELAERVHGDIRMALNHLQYMSLSQSVVKYDDIKERLNSSSKDEDISPFTAVDKLFGFNGGRLRMDERMDFGMSDPDLVPLIIQENYINYRPNTIGKDESGVKRMNALARAAESIADGDLVNVQIRRYRQWQLSQAACFASSIVPAALMHGNREILEAGERNFNRFGGWLGKYSTTNKNRRLLEDVHSHILASQQANLDRDALRLDYLTLILRELTDPLKKMSKDEAVQKVVEFMDTYSLSQEDFDTIVEVSKFKGHPSPMDGIQPAVKSALTKAYKQGSSSRVVRAADLINIPGMKKPLKKRVAAILEPVEESLPEENGLASAEDDEDGSSDAENNDELVPADSTPKLDLQSDKKKGIQVQLDLKSNGDGPRGKKAPAARSRATGSGGKAAAGGGSAGKRKR; from the exons TCGTCCGACATCCGTAAATGGTTCATGAAGCCGCAGGACAAGAGCGCGGCGGCATCTGGAGCCGCCGGGAAGCCCTCGGGGTCGGCGGCTGAGAAGAAGCCCGTGCTCAGCATTCCGGAGAAGAAGTCGGCGCCCCCCGCATTG GCGTCCTGTGACCATGATACTTCCGCTAGAAGGAAGACAAGCAAATATTTTGGGTCAAAAGCAGAAAAGGACTCAGATGTCCAAATGGCAGACGCCTCTGGGGGGAAGAGTGCGGCTAAAAGAAAACTTCAGAAATGCAACGATGAAGTCAAGGAGGACAGCAAGCCTTTTCCAGCAAAGAAAATGTTTGATGATGAAGAAGATGACGATTTTGTGGCACCTGCAAAGAAGAAAACTCCAGTGAAGCCACCACCTTCAAAAAAGCTTAAAGTTGAATCTAATGTTGAAGCCCCTGCAAAGACTACTGGTGTTGATGATGCTGAGGATGAGGACAGGATGGATGAAGATGCCAAGACCCCCTCTAAAGGAGCTGGAAGGGGAAGGGGAagaggaggaagaggaggagcAGGAGCTGCCCCTGGGGGCAGAGGTAGAGGAGGTGGGAGAGGTTTTATGAATTTTGGTGAGAGGAAAGATCCTCCTCACAAAGGAGAAAAG GAGGTCCCAGAGGGTGCCCCTGACTGTTTATCTGGTCTGACATTTGTCATAAGTGGTACCCTCGACAG TCTTGAACGTGAGGAAGCAACTGATCTAATTAAGCGTTATGGTGGCCGTGTGACTGGCTCTATTAGTAAAAAGACG AGCTACTTATTGGCCGACGAAGACATTGGTGGAGTCAAATCTAACAAAGCAAAAGATCTGGG TGTTCCATTCTTGACTGAAGATGGTTTATTTGATTTGATCCGAAAATCAAAGCCTGCAAAGGCTCCTGTAGACAAACGTCAAAACAACAACAGTTCTGAAAagcttcagaaatcacagacaaaGAGCTCTCCAGCTAAAGTTGAAAAACGAG ccgaagcaagtGCTGTAGGCAAAAGTATTGCTTCAAACAGTAATGCTGCAAGTGCCTCCGCTGACAAACAAAAGCCCAAGATTGTTGACCGTGGTTCTATGCAATGGACAGAAAAATATCGGCCAAAAGTTCCAAATGACATAGTTGGCAATCAATCAATG GTCAAACAACTTCATGATTGGTTAAAAAGTTGGGATGCACTATTCCTTCATTCTGGCCAAAAGGGTAAGGGAAAGAAACAAACTGACAGTGCAGCCAAAAAGGCTGTGTTGCTGAGTGGACCTCCTGGTATCGGTAAGACTACAACTGCTAAAGTTGTTAGTCAGATGCTTGGTTTGCAGGCCATTGAG GTAAATGCGAGTGATAGCCGTGGTAAGGCAGACTCCAAGATCGAGAAGGGTGTTGGGGGGAGTACATCAAATTCTATCAAAGAGCTTATCAACAACGCGACTCTGAATTATAGTGACAATCG GTTAAAACATCCCAAAGCTGTACTAGTTATGGATGAAGTTGATGGTATGTCTGCTGGAGATAGAGGTGGTGTTGCTGATCTTATTGCTAGCATCAAGATATCCAAGATCCCTATTATCTGCATTTGTAATGACCGTTATAGTCAGAAATTGAAGAATCTTGTGAATTACTGCCTTATGCTCAACTTCAGAAAGCCAACAAAACAACAG ATGGGTAAAAGATTGATGGAAATTGCCAAAAAGGAAGGTATTCAAGCTCAAGAG AATGCAATGGAAGAGCTTGCTGAAAGAGTGCACGGAGATATTCGCATGGCACTCAACCATTTGCAGTATATGAGCCTCTCCCAGTCTGTGGTCAAATATGATGATATAAAGGAGCGACTTAATAGCAGTTCAAAGGATGAAGATATTTCTCCTTTTACTGCTGTTGACAA ACTTTTTGGTTTCAATGGCGGGAGGTTAAGGATGGATGAGAGAATGGATTTTGGCATGAGCGATCCTGATTTAGTTCCCTTGATCATCCAG GAAAATTATATCAATTATCGGCCTAACACCATCGGCAAGGATGAAAGTGGAGTTAAAAGAATGAATGCTTTAGCCCGGGCTGCTGAATCTATAGCGGACGGTGATCTTGTTAATGTACAGATAAGAAGATATCGACAGTGGCAGCTGTCACAAGCTGCTTGTTTTGCTTCATCTATAGTACC TGCCGCTTTGATGCATGGGAACAGAGAAATCCTTGAAGCA GGTGAGCGAAACTTTAATAGGTTTGGTGGATGGTTGGGTAAGTACTCGACTACTAACAAAAACAGAAGGCTACTGGAAGATGTCCACAGTCATATTCTTGCCTCCCAGCAAGCAAACTTGGACAG GGATGCATTGAGGTTGGATTATCTTACTCTTATCTTGAGAGAGCTGACTGACCCACTGAAAAAAATGTCAAAG GATGAAGCTGTTCAAAAGGTGGTAGAGTTTATGGATACATACTCTTTAAGCCAGGAAGACTTCGATACAATTGTTGAAGTATCCAAATTTAAG GGTCATCCAAGTCCTATGGATGGGATTCAACCTGCTGTTAAAAGTGCCTTGACAAAGGCATACAAACAAGGAAGTAGTTCCCGTGTTGTTCGAGCAGCAGATCTAATAAACATTCCAGGCATGAAAAAGCCTTTAAAGAAACGAGTGGCGGCGATCTTGGAGCCGGTAGAAGAGAGCCTACCTGAAGAAAATGGACTAGCATcagctgaagatgatgaagatggTTCTTCTGATGCTGAAAATAATG ATGAGCTTGTGCCTGCTGACTCTACGCCGAAGCTGGACCTGCAAAGCGACAAGAAGAAAG GAATCCAAGTGCAGCTTGACCTGAAGAGCAATGGGGATGGCCCGCGCGGGAAGAAGGCGCCTGCTGCCAGGTCAAGAGCAACCGGGTCAGGTGGGAAGGCCGCGGCGGGAGGAGGTTCGGCTGGGAAGAGGAAGAGGTAA
- the LOC100285478 gene encoding uncharacterized protein isoform X1, which yields MDENGHYVVVALPSARCGGDDDEPTVKEEDEEAEEQEQSPTEAPALPAARAVRRRPNQKRTKNFSDREDEMLALAWLRVSADPAAGRAPFWSRLHDHFHAHRDFASERSENSLLHRWSTVQDNVRRFDRCVADVAGAAAGAAEGGLTPQDTVVRALALFKSRDKNNKPFQFMHCWILLRSQRKWMERSSQSQTSSPKLAWTSRPPPSQKKQKTAPSPSPSPCAPPRALDDGLDAAAAQEREEEEEEAVHAMQQPVDGTEEEEELQQGGGVGVGGASLYLEAADDLWWGKRKAADDNGEQQAGARTMQQLSNGAREKRALEQQRTVALALDQARAANEARSLEIRRREVELRTKEVDLKVMLEEERIMAKDTSAMSGIQQQYYRMLQNKIMTRRFGGSSWME from the exons ATGGACGAGAACGGCCACTACGTCGTCGTCGCCCTGCCCTCCGCGCGCTGCGGCGGCGACGATGACGAGCCTACAGTCAAGGAGGAGGACGAGGAAGCGGAGGAGCAGGAGCAGTCGCCGACCGAGGCGCCAGCGCTACCCGCCGCCCGCGCCGTGCGGCGGCGGCCGAACCAGAAGCGGACCAAGAACTTCAGCGACAGGGAGGACGAGATGCTGGCGCTGGCGTGGCTCCGCGTCAGCGCGGACCCCGCCGCCGGGCGCGCGCCCTTCTGGAGCCGGCTGCACGACCACTTCCACGCGCACCGGGACTTCGCGTCGGAGCGCAGCGAGAACTCGCTCCTGCACCGCTGGTCCACCGTCCAGGACAACGTCAGGCGCTTCGACCGCTGCGTCGCCGACGTGGCGGGAGCGGCCGCGGGCGCGGCCGAGGGAGGGCTCACGCCGCAGGACACG GTTGTGCGCGCGCTGGCCCTGTTCAAGTCCCGGGACAAGAACAACAAGCCGTTCCAGTTCATGCACTGCTGGATCCTCCTGAGGTCGCAGCGGAAGTGGATGGAGAGGTCGTCGCAGTCGCAGACCTCTTCGCCGAAGCTGGCGTGGACCAGTAGGCCGCCGCCGTCCCAGAAGAAGCAGAAGACGGCTCCGAGCCCGAGCCCCAGTCCGTGCGCTCCGCCGCGTGCTCTCGACGACGGTCTAGATGCTGCAGCCGCCCAAGAacgcgaggaggaggaggaggaggctgtGCACGCGATGCAGCAGCCAGTGGATGGgaccgaggaggaggaggagttaCAGCAGGGCGGGGGCGTGGGCGTGGGCGGGGCTAGTCTGTACCTGGAGGCGGCGGACGATCTGTGGTGGGGAAAGAGGAAAGCGGCTGACGACAATGGCGAACAGCAGGCCGGCGCGAGGACGATGCAGCAGCTCAGCAACGGCGCGCGAGAGAAGCGTGCGCTGGAACAACAGCGCACGGTCGCGCTGGCGCTGGACCAAGCCAGGGCTGCCAACGAGGCGAGGAGCCTCGAGATAAGGAGGAGAGAAGTGGAGCTCAGGACCAAGGAGGTGGATCTGAAGGTGATGCTGGAAGAGGAGAGGATCATGGCCAAGGACACCAGCGCCATGTCCGGGATACAGCAGCAGTACTACAGGATGCTGCAGAACAAGATCATGACTCGGCGGTTCGGTGGCTCATCTTGGATGGAATGA